From one Lotus japonicus ecotype B-129 chromosome 3, LjGifu_v1.2 genomic stretch:
- the LOC130743298 gene encoding retrovirus-related Pol polyprotein from transposon RE1 isoform X7, whose translation MIGSAKMKDGLYYFEDTFRNKAAQGLCGMSCTSVRDQIMLWHNRLGHPNFQYLRHLFPDLFKNVNCSSLECESCVLAKNQRAPYYSQPYHASRPFYLIHSDVWGPSKITTQFGKRWFVTFIDDHTRLCWVYLMHEKSEVPNIFKSFSQMVETQFDTKISILRSDNGTEYFNQNLNEFLKNKGIQHQSTCPNTPQQNGTAERKNKHLLEVACAIMFESNVPKYLWGDAVLTAAYLINRMPTRVLNYRTPLENFKTIFPACRLHTDMPLKVFGCTVFMHKPSTSRSKLDPRAEKCIFVGYSPNQKGYRVFNPITKKLCVSMDVTFLEHQPFFQKNSLQGENNNVSEDNFLHEPLPIPIVDTENTNFIDECNKEEHVETSSEISKENLMPDLGGAQTEKEIPQSKKEFHVYTRKYPKRTKDQSIISAPSQPEIPEEGQVRIPQEIRGNTDIFTSTIELPIAIRKGTRTCTQKSEKSSTNHPISQYVSYQNLSPNHKAFTSKITDLFVPRNIEEALDDPNWNLAVLEELSALKKNETWEITDLPRDKKQVGCKWVFTIKCKADGSVERYKARLVAKGFTQTYGVDYQETFAPVAKLNSVRILISLAASYNWPLHQLDVKNAFLNGELEEEVFMSLPPGFEEELGRNKVCRLKKSLYGLKQSPRAWFERFGTVVKGLGYIQSQADHTLFYKHSADNKVAILIVYVDDIILTGDDSLELKNLREKLAKVFEIKELGPLKYFLGIEFARSKEGIFMNQRKYILDLLKETGLLGCKAVETPMEPNLKLQPAETENMVDKGRYQRLVGRLIYLSHTRPDIAFAVSMVSQFMHAPGHEHLEAVFRILRYLKGSPGKGLLYKNRGHLQVEAYTDADWAGSVTDRRSTSGYCTFVGGNLVSWRSKKQTVVARSSAEAEFRAVAHGICEALWVEKLLQELKVFNSPPIKLYCDNKSAISIAHNPVLHDRTKHVEVDKHFIREKIESGQICITYVPTAEQSADILTKGLPKKSFDNITSKLSMEDIFRPA comes from the coding sequence ATGATTGGCAGTGCTAAGATGAAGGATGGACTTTACTACTTTGAGGATACTTTCAGAAATAAAGCAGCTCAGGGTCTTTGTGGTATGAGTTGCACCTCTGTTAGGGACCAAATAATGCTCTGGCATAACAGACTAGGGCACCCGAATTTTCAATATCTTAGGCATTTGTTTCCAGATTTATTCAAAAATGTTAATTGTTCTTCTCTTGAATGTGAAAGTTGTGTTCTTGCAAAAAATCAAAGAGCTCCTTATTATTCTCAACCTTATCATGCATCTAGACCTTTTTACTTAATCCATAGTGATGTTTGGGGGCCTTCAAAAATTACAACTCAATTTGGAAAAAGGTGGTTTGTAACCTTCATAGATGATCACACCCGGTTGTGTTGGGTCTACCTTATGCATGAAAAATCTGAAGTTCCTAATATATTTAAAAGTTTTTCACAAATGGTAGAAACTCAATTTGATACAAAGATCTCCATTTTGAGGAGTGATAATGGAACTGAGTACTTCAATCAAAATCTCAATGAGTTTCTGAAAAATAAAGGCATTCAGCATCAATCGACATGTCCaaatactcctcaacaaaatggcaccgctgaaagaaaaaataaacatcTCCTTGAAGTAGCTTGTGCCATTATGTTTGAGAGTAATGTTCCAAAGTATTTGTGGGGAGATGCTGTCCTAACAGCAGCCTATCTTATAAATAGAATGCCCACTCGTGTGTTGAATTATCGCACACCTTTGGAAAATTTCAAAACCATTTTTCCAGCATGTCGATTACATACTGATATGCCTTTAAAGGTGTTTGGTTGTACAGTTTTTATGCATAAACCTTCCACATCTCGGTCCAAACTAGACCCAAGGGCAgaaaaatgcatttttgttgGTTATTCTCCAAACCAAAAAGGATATAGAGTCTTTAATCCTATCACAAAGAAGCTTTGTGTTAGCATGGATGTTACCTTTCTTGAACATCaacctttttttcaaaaaaattcccttCAGGGGGAGAATAATAATGTGAGTGAAGACAATTTTTTGCATGAACCGCTGCCCATTCCTATTGTAGACACAGAGAATACAAATTTTATTGATGAATGCAACAAGGAAGAACATGTGgaaacaagttctgaaatttctaaAGAAAATCTTATGCCAGACTTAGGTGGAGCCCAAACAGAGAAAGAAATACCACAGTCAAAAAAGGAGTTCCATGTTTATACTCGGAAGTATCCTAAAAGGACCAAAGACCAATCCATCATCTCTGCACCAAGCCAACCAGAAATCCCGGAAGAAGGCCAAGTAAGAATACCACAAGAAATTCGAGGTAACACTGACATTTTCACTTCTACTATTGAATTACCCATAGCTATTAGAAAAGGAACCAGAACCTGCAcccaaaaatcagaaaaatctaGCACAAACCATCCCATTTCCCAATATGTTTCCTACCAAAATCTTTCACCGAATCACAAAGCTTTTACCTCTAAAATAACAGATCTGTTTGTGCCTAGAAACATTGAGGAAGCACTAGATGATCCCAATTGGAATTTAGCAGTCTTAGAAGAGTTGAGTGCACTGAAAAAGAATGAAACTTGGGAAATAACAGACCTGCCACGTGACAAAAAACAGGTGGGTTGTAAGTGGGTATTTACCATTAAGTGCAAGGCCGATGGAAGTGTAGAGAGGTACAAGGCGAGATTGGTGGCAAAAGGGTTCACTCAAACTTATGGAGTAGACTATCAAGAGACGTTTGCTCCAGTTGCTAAACTTAACTCTGTTCGGATTCTTATATCCCTTGCTGCAAGTTACAACTGGCCTTTACATCAATTGGATGTAAAGAATGCTTTCCTGAATGGGGAGTTAGAGGAAGAAGTGTTTATGAGTCTTCCCCCCGGATTTGAAGAAGAACTTGGAAGAAATAAGGTGTGTAGACTAAAGAAGTCATTATATGGGCTGAAGCAATCTCCAAGAGCATGGTTTGAGAGGTTTGGAACAGTGGTAAAAGGGCTTGGATATATCCAAAGCCAAGCTGATCACACATTGTTCTATAAACATTCAGCAGATAATAAGGTTGCTATCTTGAttgtatatgttgatgatattattctGACAGGTGATGATAGCTTGGAACTCAAAAATCTGAGGGAGAAACTTGCTAAAGTTTTTGAAATCAAGGAACTTGGCCCATTGAAATACTTCCTTGGAATTGAGTTTGCAAGATCAAAGGAAGGTATCTTTATGAACCAGCGAAAGTATATTCTGGATCTTTTAAAAGAAACAGGATTACTTGGATGCAAAGCTGTAGAAACACCCATGGAGCCCAACTTAAAGCTGCAACCAGCTGAAACAGAAAATATGGTGGACAAAGGAAGGTATCAGCGACTAGTGGGAAGGCTAATATACTTATCTCACACCCGTCCAGACATTGCCTTTGCTGTAAGCATGGTAAGCCAGTTTATGCATGCACCAGGTCATGAACACTTGGAGGCAGTTTTTAGAATCTTAAGATACTTGAAGGGATCACCTGGGAAGGGGCTTCTTTATAAAAACCGTGGGCACCTTCAGGTAGAAGCCTACACTGATGCAGACTGGGCAGGGAGTGTGACAGACCGAAGATCAACATCAGGCTATTGCACCTTTGTTGGAGGAAACTTGGTTAGTTGGAGAAGTAAAAAACAAACCGTTGTAGCAAGGAGTAGTGCAGAAGCTGAATTTAGAGCAGTTGCTCATGGAATTTGTGAGGCATTATGGGTGGAAAAGCTTCTACAGGAATTAAAGGTTTTCAATTCTCCTCCAATAAAGCTTTATTGTGACAACAAGTCTGCAATATCTATTGCACACAACCCGGTCCTACATGATAGGACCAAGCATGTCGAAGTTGATAAACACTTCATCAGAGAGAAGATAGAAAGTGGGCAGATTTGTATTACATATGTTCCCACTGCAGAGCAATCGGCAGACATCCTAACCAAAGGATTACCCAAGAAATCCTTTGACAACATAACTAGCAAGCTGTCTATGGAGGATATCTTTAGgccagcttga